A genomic stretch from Ketobacter sp. MCCC 1A13808 includes:
- a CDS encoding LLM class flavin-dependent oxidoreductase, with the protein MKYSILELASVAAGSTPKQTFNNSLILAQQAEKLGYHRFWLAEHHNTVSIASSATAVLIGHIAQGTERIRVGSGGIMLPNHAPLIVTENFATLSALYPDRIDLGLGRAPGTDQATAHAIRPDRTHSVYNFPEEITQIQKYCAPDNANASVRVPIAEGIRLPIYILGSSTDSAWLAAKRGLPYAFASHFAPNQLHEALGIYHNHFQPSAQLQAPYTIACVNVIAADSDAAAETLSTSLIRMVLGILTNKRDFLQAPGPFTPELKALLVEPAFQQFLKYAFIGGPQLVKQKTRQFVEQTGVDELMVVSSMFHLQDRLRSFELFSEIMQELQTDPVA; encoded by the coding sequence ATGAAATATTCGATTTTAGAGTTGGCCAGCGTTGCAGCCGGCTCCACACCAAAGCAAACGTTTAATAACAGCCTGATTCTGGCCCAGCAGGCGGAAAAGCTGGGTTATCATCGTTTTTGGCTGGCAGAGCACCATAATACGGTGAGCATCGCCAGCTCTGCCACCGCCGTTCTGATCGGCCATATTGCCCAGGGCACGGAACGCATCCGGGTCGGCTCCGGCGGCATTATGCTGCCCAACCATGCTCCCCTAATCGTGACAGAAAACTTTGCAACCTTGTCTGCACTCTATCCGGACCGGATAGACTTGGGTTTGGGGCGGGCGCCGGGGACTGATCAGGCGACCGCTCACGCCATACGGCCGGACCGAACCCACTCGGTCTACAACTTCCCGGAGGAGATCACGCAAATACAGAAATACTGTGCCCCGGACAACGCCAATGCATCAGTAAGAGTCCCCATTGCCGAAGGCATCCGGCTGCCTATTTATATATTGGGCTCCAGCACTGACAGTGCCTGGCTCGCGGCTAAACGGGGTTTACCTTATGCCTTCGCCAGTCACTTTGCCCCCAATCAATTGCACGAAGCACTTGGTATTTATCACAACCACTTTCAACCGTCCGCGCAGCTGCAGGCTCCCTACACTATTGCCTGTGTCAATGTGATCGCGGCCGATTCCGATGCGGCCGCGGAAACGCTATCCACCTCGTTGATCCGCATGGTATTGGGTATCCTCACCAATAAACGGGATTTTTTACAAGCGCCGGGGCCGTTTACCCCGGAGCTGAAAGCGCTGCTGGTTGAGCCGGCTTTTCAACAATTTTTGAAATACGCGTTCATTGGCGGGCCGCAGCTGGTGAAACAGAAAACCCGGCAGTTTGTTGAACAAACCGGGGTCGATGAACTCATGGTGGTATCGAGTATGTTTCATCTGCAGGACCGATTGCGATCGTTCGAGTTGTTCTCCGAAATCATGCAAGAGTTGCAAACTGACCCGGTTGCGTAG
- a CDS encoding aldehyde dehydrogenase family protein: MNYFELQENAMSLFEKFSYRNKRVLVVGGATGMGAAAAELVRDAGAEVVVMDRGEITLEGVRTIYVDLSDKHSIDQALAECDGKIDALFSCAGVADGTPGIERINFIGHRYMIDQIFASERFNQGAAIGMISSAAGMGWEANLPELIEFLAIDDFDKATEWTVEHEKCNYMFTKQAVCAYVARMAMPFLKKGVRINAILPGPTDTPLARDNADSWLAFGKDYRDEAGVEVSTPMEQAGPLVYLCSDAASVVSGITLITDVGFTSSAVSDVFPSAKMIVNFLRGVGGGAAGGSSNAPQVQRSTATKADKPKLPEVNPETRMLIDGKLVEAENGATFNNINPATEEVIGAVADATRADMQRAIAAARRAFDETDWSTNRDFRKKCLIQLRDAIMEEREELREQLIQEAGCPRMSTVRQQLDASFPEALDYPIGLMDRFDWEVELPDGKGSQGEPNARRIWKEPMGVVGAIVPWNFPFEVAINKVAQALATGNTLVLKPAPDTPWSATFIGRIAAEKTDIPAGVLNVVTSSDHLIGEALTMSPAVDVISFTGSTSVGQRIMEKGAATMKRVFLELGGKSANIVLDDANLDSALMGALAVCFHAGQGCGIPTRMLVPKARYEEIAARVKGIMQMAPYGDPQRADVMMGPLVSAKQRDRVLNLIDIGVAEGATLALGGNRPSAFENGYYVEPTLFTHVDNKMTIAQEEIFGPVLVLIPFEDDDDAVRIANESRYGLVGSVNSTNIDRAMSVARRIRAGVMSINGAYAHGADIPFGGYKFSGIGRQNGEAGFNQYLETKSIAWPIPKK; the protein is encoded by the coding sequence TTGAACTACTTTGAGTTACAGGAGAATGCAATGTCATTGTTCGAAAAGTTTAGCTACCGCAACAAGCGAGTCTTGGTTGTAGGTGGGGCAACAGGTATGGGCGCTGCAGCAGCAGAATTGGTTCGCGATGCAGGCGCCGAAGTGGTGGTCATGGACCGCGGCGAGATTACATTGGAAGGCGTGCGGACGATCTACGTCGACCTGTCCGACAAGCATTCAATCGACCAGGCACTGGCGGAATGCGATGGCAAGATAGACGCGCTCTTCAGCTGCGCCGGCGTGGCCGACGGCACACCCGGCATCGAGCGGATTAATTTTATCGGTCATCGCTACATGATCGATCAGATTTTCGCGTCGGAGCGCTTCAACCAGGGCGCCGCCATCGGCATGATCTCGTCTGCTGCCGGCATGGGTTGGGAAGCCAACCTGCCTGAGCTGATCGAGTTCCTTGCCATAGACGACTTTGACAAAGCAACGGAGTGGACGGTCGAGCACGAAAAATGCAATTACATGTTCACCAAGCAAGCGGTCTGCGCCTATGTCGCCCGCATGGCGATGCCCTTTCTAAAGAAAGGTGTCCGTATCAACGCCATTCTGCCTGGCCCCACTGACACCCCATTGGCACGTGACAACGCCGACTCCTGGCTGGCATTCGGCAAGGACTACCGTGATGAAGCCGGCGTGGAAGTGTCCACGCCGATGGAACAAGCCGGACCGCTGGTTTACCTTTGCAGCGACGCCGCCTCGGTGGTCAGTGGCATCACCTTGATCACCGACGTGGGCTTTACCAGCTCAGCGGTCTCGGACGTTTTCCCCAGCGCCAAAATGATCGTCAACTTCCTGAGAGGTGTCGGTGGTGGCGCGGCGGGTGGCTCATCGAATGCACCCCAGGTGCAGCGTTCCACCGCGACCAAAGCCGATAAACCCAAACTGCCGGAAGTCAACCCCGAGACCCGCATGCTGATCGACGGCAAGCTGGTGGAAGCAGAGAACGGCGCGACCTTTAATAACATTAACCCGGCCACGGAAGAAGTGATCGGTGCAGTCGCAGATGCTACCCGTGCCGATATGCAACGCGCCATCGCTGCGGCACGCCGGGCCTTCGACGAAACCGATTGGTCCACCAACCGGGATTTCCGCAAGAAATGTCTTATCCAGCTTCGCGACGCGATTATGGAAGAACGCGAAGAACTGCGCGAGCAACTGATCCAGGAAGCAGGCTGTCCCCGTATGTCCACCGTGCGCCAACAGTTGGACGCCTCTTTCCCTGAAGCGCTGGATTACCCCATTGGATTGATGGACCGGTTTGACTGGGAGGTAGAACTTCCGGACGGCAAAGGCAGTCAGGGCGAACCCAATGCACGTCGCATCTGGAAAGAACCCATGGGTGTGGTCGGGGCAATTGTGCCCTGGAACTTCCCGTTCGAAGTCGCCATCAATAAAGTTGCCCAAGCGTTGGCGACCGGCAACACTTTGGTACTGAAACCTGCACCGGATACCCCCTGGAGCGCTACTTTCATCGGCCGCATAGCCGCTGAAAAGACCGATATCCCAGCCGGCGTACTGAACGTGGTGACGTCATCCGATCACCTGATCGGCGAAGCACTCACCATGTCACCTGCAGTCGACGTGATTTCTTTCACCGGCTCCACCTCAGTGGGCCAACGCATCATGGAGAAAGGCGCAGCAACCATGAAGCGTGTCTTCCTTGAACTCGGTGGCAAGTCGGCCAACATCGTTCTGGATGACGCCAACCTGGACTCCGCACTGATGGGCGCACTGGCTGTTTGCTTCCACGCTGGTCAGGGCTGTGGTATTCCGACACGGATGCTGGTGCCCAAGGCACGTTACGAAGAAATCGCAGCCCGGGTGAAAGGCATTATGCAAATGGCACCGTATGGTGATCCGCAACGTGCCGACGTGATGATGGGCCCGCTGGTCTCTGCCAAGCAGCGCGACCGGGTTCTGAATCTGATCGATATCGGTGTTGCAGAAGGCGCTACTCTGGCGCTCGGTGGTAATCGTCCGTCCGCATTCGAGAATGGCTACTATGTAGAGCCCACGTTGTTCACTCACGTCGACAACAAGATGACCATCGCCCAGGAAGAAATTTTCGGGCCGGTGCTGGTACTCATCCCGTTTGAAGACGACGACGATGCCGTACGTATTGCGAACGAAAGCCGCTACGGTCTGGTTGGCAGCGTTAATTCCACCAACATCGACCGGGCCATGTCCGTGGCACGTCGGATTCGCGCAGGCGTAATGTCCATCAACGGCGCCTACGCCCATGGTGCTGACATTCCGTTCGGTGGTTACAAGTTCAGTGGTATCGGACGCCAGAATGGTGAGGCCGGATTTAATCAATATCTGGAAACCAAGTCCATCGCCTGGCCTATCCCCAAGAAGTAG
- the yeiP gene encoding elongation factor P-like protein YeiP, which translates to MPKAGEIKRNAAVEYNGKTYIVRDIERSVPQGRAGGSLYRMRMYDVVTGSKIDETFKDSDMLNLADLVRRPALFSYADGEEFVFMDQENYTPYNLHKDAIAEEMLFINEETEGLQVIVVNELPVALDMPANVELVVLETDPSIKGASATSRSKPAKLSTGVTINVPEHIATGDRIKINVEERKFMGRADSK; encoded by the coding sequence ATGCCGAAAGCGGGTGAAATAAAAAGAAACGCTGCCGTTGAATACAATGGTAAAACCTATATCGTGCGAGATATTGAACGTTCCGTGCCGCAGGGTCGGGCCGGCGGTAGTCTCTACCGAATGCGCATGTATGATGTTGTGACAGGCAGTAAAATAGACGAGACCTTTAAAGACTCCGACATGCTTAATTTAGCTGATCTGGTGCGCCGACCGGCCCTGTTTTCTTACGCTGACGGGGAAGAATTTGTGTTTATGGATCAGGAGAATTATACGCCTTACAACCTGCATAAGGATGCCATCGCCGAAGAGATGCTTTTTATTAACGAAGAGACTGAGGGCCTCCAGGTGATCGTGGTTAATGAGTTGCCGGTCGCACTGGATATGCCGGCGAACGTCGAACTGGTTGTGTTGGAAACCGATCCGTCTATTAAAGGTGCTTCTGCAACGTCCCGATCAAAACCGGCAAAGCTATCCACCGGGGTCACCATAAATGTGCCCGAGCATATTGCGACGGGAGATAGAATTAAGATCAATGTGGAGGAAAGAAAGTTCATGGGAAGGGCAGACAGTAAGTAA
- a CDS encoding AI-2E family transporter → MATGTGFAEKPQESTLSDWQQLNRSWLFTATLVLIFTTLSAHLLVFASSVLIPLLFGFYLAALLYTPMLWLKKLYIPEALSALILVLLVLGTLVGSLVLLKEPAEQWLEIAPDILSKVQSQVPELRETMIEVQSRSEDMEDLVDHAMAAGDEVNPTGTGDNRVVVTESRGGWKDQLVVSLTSFTWTLSITLILCYFFLVGGDALARNISATFRRRSKRITSLKVIRKVRSQLAQYIVVTMCVNLSFGLLIAVLLWLFGAEYPVLWGILVGLMRYIPYIGNVLSLVAVTAAVATNNLEVTYLIVAPASTAVLMFICGNFVDPFVHARQFQLNPIVIFVSIIFWSWIWGVAGLFIAVPTLLVIAVICGHIKRLERIHLILCSGSAK, encoded by the coding sequence GTGGCAACCGGGACAGGCTTTGCAGAAAAACCGCAGGAATCGACTCTATCTGACTGGCAGCAGTTAAACCGTTCATGGTTATTCACTGCGACTTTGGTGCTGATTTTCACCACATTAAGCGCGCATCTTTTGGTATTCGCGAGTTCGGTTCTGATCCCCCTTCTGTTCGGCTTCTACCTCGCTGCGCTGCTCTACACTCCGATGCTGTGGCTCAAGAAACTCTACATCCCGGAAGCGTTGAGCGCATTGATACTGGTTCTGCTGGTGCTCGGCACGCTGGTTGGAAGCTTGGTCCTACTAAAAGAACCTGCCGAGCAATGGCTGGAAATCGCTCCCGATATTCTCTCTAAAGTGCAATCGCAGGTACCGGAATTACGGGAAACCATGATCGAGGTTCAGAGTCGCTCTGAAGATATGGAAGATCTGGTCGACCACGCTATGGCAGCGGGCGACGAAGTCAACCCCACCGGCACTGGGGATAACAGGGTGGTAGTAACAGAAAGTCGGGGCGGCTGGAAAGACCAGCTCGTTGTATCCCTGACCTCCTTCACTTGGACGCTCTCGATCACGCTGATCCTGTGCTATTTCTTTCTGGTGGGCGGAGACGCCCTGGCGCGGAATATTTCAGCGACGTTTCGCCGCCGCAGCAAACGCATTACGTCTCTCAAAGTGATCCGCAAAGTTCGTAGCCAACTTGCCCAATATATTGTTGTCACCATGTGCGTCAACCTCAGCTTCGGCCTGCTCATTGCCGTGTTACTATGGCTTTTCGGTGCCGAGTACCCGGTTCTGTGGGGTATACTCGTGGGATTAATGCGCTATATACCGTATATCGGAAATGTGCTGTCATTGGTGGCAGTGACTGCAGCGGTGGCAACCAATAACCTGGAGGTCACCTATTTGATTGTCGCTCCTGCCTCCACCGCAGTACTGATGTTTATCTGCGGCAATTTTGTGGATCCGTTTGTACATGCGCGACAATTTCAGCTGAATCCGATCGTGATCTTTGTATCCATTATCTTCTGGAGCTGGATCTGGGGCGTTGCCGGCCTCTTTATTGCTGTACCTACGTTGTTGGTGATCGCAGTAATCTGCGGGCATATCAAACGGCTTGAGCGTATTCATTTGATCCTCTGCTCCGGCTCTGCCAAATGA
- a CDS encoding amidoligase family protein — MEKNELEQDQADPHPRTANSPYTMPPHIQTSDGRIRRLGIEIELSGPEVKDLVELVQKVFPGKTERLSEREWLIHSDDYDTFTVEVDSQLLKRIARDYENSGDLIDELTSHTLGTITKNWVPCEIVTPPLPMTDIGKMDRLVELVRERGGKGTRDSIWNAFGLHFNPEIAALDAVTVLHHLQAYICCHDWLVDQSGVDFSRRVTPYIKAFEEDYIEFILREDYKPNMDALIDDYIRFNPTRNRALDMLPMFLHIDEARVREKIQDPLVKPRPTFHYRLPDCDIDNPEWGLWAAWNDWVRVEVLADNATTLRACANAYLQHLDSFTPDFLKPWKEQVVQWLDVR, encoded by the coding sequence ATGGAAAAGAACGAACTTGAGCAAGATCAGGCCGATCCACATCCGCGAACGGCAAATAGCCCCTACACGATGCCACCACACATTCAAACCAGCGACGGTCGTATTCGTCGGCTCGGTATCGAAATTGAACTCAGTGGCCCGGAAGTAAAAGACCTGGTGGAATTGGTACAGAAGGTGTTTCCGGGCAAAACCGAACGCTTGAGTGAACGCGAGTGGCTGATTCACAGCGACGACTATGACACCTTTACAGTAGAGGTGGATTCGCAACTTCTGAAGCGGATTGCCAGAGACTACGAAAACTCCGGCGATTTAATTGATGAGCTCACCAGCCATACGCTGGGCACCATTACCAAAAATTGGGTGCCCTGCGAAATCGTCACCCCTCCCCTGCCTATGACTGATATCGGAAAAATGGATCGATTGGTGGAGCTGGTAAGGGAGCGCGGCGGTAAAGGGACGCGGGACTCAATTTGGAATGCGTTCGGTTTGCATTTCAATCCCGAGATAGCGGCGCTTGATGCGGTGACTGTGCTGCACCATCTCCAGGCCTACATCTGCTGTCACGACTGGCTGGTGGACCAATCCGGCGTCGATTTCAGCCGACGGGTCACGCCTTACATAAAGGCTTTCGAAGAAGATTACATTGAGTTCATTCTACGCGAGGACTACAAACCGAATATGGACGCGCTGATAGACGACTATATTCGCTTCAATCCGACCCGGAACCGTGCTCTCGATATGTTGCCCATGTTCTTACACATTGACGAGGCGCGGGTGCGGGAAAAGATCCAGGATCCTTTGGTAAAACCAAGGCCAACCTTCCACTACCGTCTTCCGGACTGCGATATCGATAACCCGGAATGGGGCTTGTGGGCAGCCTGGAACGACTGGGTCCGGGTAGAAGTACTGGCCGACAATGCAACGACTTTACGCGCCTGTGCCAATGCCTACCTGCAACACCTCGACAGTTTTACGCCGGACTTTCTCAAACCCTGGAAAGAACAAGTTGTGCAATGGTTAGATGTCCGTTAA
- a CDS encoding YqaA family protein: MSSFTEALAALSASLTTGSLAGDYAVVWLGSFAAATILPFYSELLLIKMLTSYPDHWLGLTLMATFGNTSGAAINWWLGKYMLHYQDRRWFPLKERHLRPAQRWFEKYGKWTLLLSWSPLGGDAITLVAGIMKVQFWQFWCLTFAGKAIRYFAIAWLLYVNGYPALQA; this comes from the coding sequence GTGTCTAGCTTTACAGAGGCGCTTGCAGCGCTCTCCGCTTCGCTTACAACCGGTTCTCTGGCCGGAGATTACGCTGTGGTCTGGCTTGGTTCCTTTGCCGCCGCGACCATTCTGCCGTTTTACTCGGAGCTGTTGCTAATCAAGATGCTGACCAGCTATCCCGACCACTGGCTGGGGTTAACGCTAATGGCGACTTTCGGAAACACATCCGGTGCTGCCATTAACTGGTGGCTTGGAAAATACATGCTGCATTATCAGGATCGCCGCTGGTTCCCCCTTAAAGAGCGCCACCTGAGACCCGCACAACGCTGGTTTGAAAAATACGGAAAATGGACACTATTGCTGTCATGGAGCCCGCTTGGCGGCGATGCTATCACCTTGGTTGCCGGTATCATGAAAGTGCAGTTCTGGCAGTTCTGGTGCCTGACCTTTGCAGGAAAAGCGATACGCTACTTTGCCATTGCCTGGCTGCTCTACGTCAATGGCTATCCTGCCCTGCAGGCCTGA
- a CDS encoding tRNA-dependent cyclodipeptide synthase: MCIDRLMEDQNNHFRTVAFDQFHSQQEVVHSIQNLAKVTPIELDDHHVVLLIYPATHDVSANRVIAHFGSGSFRRLEETEVTTVDGIAVCDSLGGYENIVLGVGDYQSGIEFSVHELCNNRLTDVFQFSGLKKYKARIKQVAPETARDTFLQCEKCFVGFSLESGSFTGNRLVAVMKWIDSHFSECLVLIADSIHNNTIQMERHVSLKKSLSITNALAQSAIDECEAIIGGLNHCRFIVSRASRYIPEPGYASTLTSLYNLYECSANFRDSVNHFSKNFAHRKNVERIRFVELSKKYLLEELAVTSCLIAEGWTTLVYPGELNAFDEIANGLHPGVPELLKQLTSVSLTFRPAGQDSH, encoded by the coding sequence ATGTGCATCGACCGCCTAATGGAAGACCAAAATAATCACTTCAGAACCGTCGCTTTCGACCAATTTCACTCACAACAGGAAGTTGTTCATAGTATACAGAATCTGGCCAAGGTGACGCCAATAGAACTGGATGATCATCATGTGGTTTTACTGATTTATCCAGCCACCCATGACGTCAGTGCGAATCGGGTCATTGCGCACTTTGGCAGTGGATCTTTCCGCCGTCTGGAGGAAACGGAAGTCACGACAGTGGATGGGATTGCGGTTTGTGATTCATTGGGGGGCTACGAGAATATTGTTTTGGGGGTGGGTGACTATCAATCGGGCATTGAATTTTCGGTTCATGAACTTTGCAATAATCGGCTTACCGACGTGTTTCAATTCTCCGGTCTGAAAAAATACAAAGCCAGAATCAAACAAGTTGCACCGGAAACCGCACGGGACACTTTTCTGCAATGCGAAAAGTGTTTTGTCGGCTTCAGTTTAGAAAGTGGCAGTTTTACGGGTAACCGGCTGGTGGCAGTTATGAAATGGATCGACTCCCACTTTAGTGAATGTTTAGTATTGATTGCGGATTCCATCCATAACAACACGATTCAGATGGAACGGCATGTTTCCCTGAAAAAATCGCTGTCCATTACCAATGCGCTGGCGCAAAGTGCGATTGATGAATGCGAGGCTATTATCGGGGGGCTTAACCACTGCCGTTTTATTGTGAGCCGTGCGTCCCGCTATATTCCGGAGCCGGGTTACGCATCAACCCTGACCTCGCTTTATAACCTCTATGAGTGTTCCGCTAATTTTCGTGACTCGGTTAACCACTTCAGCAAGAATTTTGCGCACCGTAAAAACGTGGAAAGAATTCGTTTTGTGGAGCTGTCCAAAAAGTATTTGTTGGAAGAGCTGGCAGTGACCAGCTGCCTGATCGCCGAAGGGTGGACCACTTTGGTTTATCCGGGTGAACTGAACGCGTTTGATGAGATCGCCAATGGATTACACCCTGGTGTCCCCGAGTTGCTCAAACAATTGACTAGTGTTTCGTTGACCTTCAGGCCTGCAGGGCAGGATAGCCATTGA
- a CDS encoding PhnD/SsuA/transferrin family substrate-binding protein — translation MKSLRNPFQQRKRLGLILSLVFVCLLLTPLTTQADSKPTGQVTVYHYNPESHNDRNLVLKNTFDRYFRTQLDMQLQPVEDRKTFQQLVEQSKGAIFIMSDWHYRQLASTNRSLVPYLRGLEHGKDTFRKLLIGKSQSLNQTGNIRITLAVSGPQDYVDTLLAKMQYSSGQITVSNARYLTVPKDIDALMAVSFGLADAALASEISFEKLATLNQDAYRNLHVLGRSTPQKSLVVVVNRDNLIGLEPALNAIAAMTQNPQGKLGLNLLGLDEWKRLPMTSQAKGGHGL, via the coding sequence GTGAAATCGTTGCGTAACCCCTTTCAGCAGCGCAAAAGGCTCGGCCTGATTTTGAGCCTTGTTTTTGTTTGTCTTCTGTTGACGCCATTGACCACTCAAGCTGACTCCAAGCCCACCGGACAGGTCACGGTCTATCATTACAATCCGGAATCCCATAACGACCGCAACCTGGTTCTCAAAAATACCTTTGATCGCTATTTCAGAACACAGTTGGATATGCAACTGCAGCCGGTAGAAGACCGGAAAACATTCCAACAACTGGTCGAACAATCGAAAGGCGCCATATTTATCATGTCCGACTGGCATTATCGCCAGTTAGCAAGCACCAATAGATCCCTTGTTCCTTACCTGCGAGGACTTGAACACGGGAAGGATACGTTTCGAAAATTATTAATTGGTAAATCACAGAGCCTTAATCAAACGGGCAACATCCGTATCACTCTGGCGGTTTCAGGCCCCCAGGACTACGTCGATACTCTGCTCGCAAAAATGCAGTACAGTAGCGGTCAGATCACTGTATCCAATGCCCGATATTTAACGGTGCCGAAAGACATCGATGCGTTAATGGCCGTAAGTTTTGGCTTGGCTGACGCTGCCCTGGCTTCGGAAATCAGCTTTGAAAAACTGGCCACTCTGAACCAGGATGCCTATCGGAATTTGCACGTATTGGGACGTAGTACACCGCAAAAAAGCCTGGTGGTTGTGGTGAACCGGGACAATCTAATTGGCTTGGAACCGGCACTTAACGCCATCGCAGCAATGACTCAGAATCCCCAGGGGAAACTCGGCCTCAACTTATTGGGGTTAGATGAATGGAAGCGACTACCCATGACGAGCCAAGCTAAGGGAGGGCATGGACTATGA
- a CDS encoding ABC transporter substrate-binding protein yields MIQARCLVILIFAMVITNCARITPDPAGPVPLSKNKILVVNSNHSLPRYQLAENGFMEALAGKDIVTLDLNNDERPTEQLLDVLNTQQFAAIYTIGAKALGSVDYIDPAAQVIYSSVLSWRQFQSRDNYFGVASEVAPHAQMTWFKYFFPQLKRIGVIYSEDNAGLVKDGERFANQLGIELVSAAVNKVEDLPRIADQLLQKVDALWVLPDPVVLKSESSTKLVFDLAHRRQRPVFAYSSLFMELGATLSINADLATTGRQAAVITQTLLEQQQPESHVQFPAGSSISLNLLKVGEYQLDLNTDALGSVNELLTQ; encoded by the coding sequence ATGATTCAGGCCCGCTGTTTAGTCATTCTGATTTTTGCAATGGTAATAACCAATTGTGCACGCATTACACCGGACCCAGCGGGCCCGGTTCCCTTGTCCAAAAACAAAATACTGGTAGTGAACAGCAATCATTCATTGCCCCGATATCAGTTAGCAGAAAACGGGTTTATGGAGGCACTGGCAGGCAAGGACATTGTTACGCTCGACCTGAACAACGACGAGAGACCCACCGAACAGCTACTGGACGTACTGAATACTCAACAATTTGCCGCAATCTATACCATCGGGGCAAAAGCGCTGGGATCGGTTGATTACATTGATCCGGCCGCACAGGTTATCTATAGCTCGGTGCTAAGCTGGCGGCAGTTCCAATCGCGGGATAATTATTTCGGCGTCGCCAGTGAAGTAGCACCCCACGCCCAGATGACCTGGTTTAAATATTTCTTTCCGCAGTTAAAACGAATTGGGGTCATCTATAGCGAGGACAATGCCGGGCTGGTTAAAGATGGGGAACGGTTTGCAAATCAACTGGGCATCGAACTGGTCAGTGCAGCCGTGAACAAAGTAGAGGATTTACCCCGTATCGCTGATCAATTATTGCAAAAAGTAGATGCGCTTTGGGTTCTGCCCGACCCTGTGGTTTTGAAATCCGAAAGCAGCACCAAACTGGTTTTCGATCTGGCCCATCGCCGCCAAAGGCCTGTGTTCGCCTACAGCTCCCTGTTTATGGAATTAGGCGCAACGTTGAGTATCAATGCAGACCTCGCCACCACCGGACGACAAGCAGCGGTTATTACCCAAACCCTGCTCGAACAACAACAGCCGGAATCCCACGTTCAGTTTCCGGCGGGCAGCAGTATATCTTTGAACTTGCTCAAAGTGGGCGAGTATCAACTCGATCTGAATACGGATGCTCTGGGCTCGGTAAACGAATTGTTAACACAGTAG